From Corynebacterium sp. BD556, the proteins below share one genomic window:
- a CDS encoding polyadenylate-specific 3'-exoribonuclease AS: protein MRYFYDTEFIEDGSTIELVSIGIVAEDGREYYAVSTDFDASRANQWVRKHVLDKLPNPRSELWKATPTIRDEVFRFLTYADTPPELWAWVGAYDHVVLAQMWGDMSGLPREIPRFTRELKQYWEMAGAPELPAVPDGNHNALVDAKHNLAKFRICHRALPLGRGGQAVTAPVN, encoded by the coding sequence GTGCGCTACTTCTACGACACCGAGTTCATCGAGGACGGCTCGACCATCGAGCTTGTTTCCATCGGCATCGTGGCCGAAGATGGCCGCGAATACTATGCGGTGTCTACAGATTTCGACGCCTCCCGCGCCAACCAGTGGGTACGCAAACACGTGTTGGACAAGCTGCCCAACCCGCGAAGCGAACTGTGGAAAGCGACGCCCACGATCCGTGATGAAGTGTTTCGCTTTCTCACATACGCAGACACACCGCCCGAACTCTGGGCCTGGGTGGGTGCCTATGACCACGTTGTCCTCGCACAAATGTGGGGGGACATGTCGGGTCTTCCCCGTGAGATACCCCGTTTTACCCGCGAGTTGAAGCAATACTGGGAGATGGCCGGTGCCCCGGAGCTGCCTGCCGTTCCCGATGGAAACCACAACGCCTTGGTTGATGCGAAGCACAACTTGGCTAAGTTTCGGATCTGTCACCGGGCTCTCCCGCTGGGCAGAGGCGGCCAGGCTGTAACTGCGCCAGTTAACTGA
- a CDS encoding lysophospholipid acyltransferase family protein: MTNTWYTVFKATIGPPLFLWNRPSIEGAKKIPKEGPAILASNHQAVLDSFYLPLRLKRQLTFPAKSEYFTEPGFKGRVKKFFFSSAGQIPVFRGEEGAGNAVAAAAKEVLSAGEIFAIYPEGTRSPDGRIYKGRTGIARIAMDSGVDVYPVAMLETRKANPIGTFIPRPVKVRMKIGDPINPHAWASENGYDPDSREVARPFVDYVMGKIVELSGYEYVDVYATEVKKSLQDGLGYPAGTEPKDF; this comes from the coding sequence ATGACGAACACCTGGTACACCGTCTTCAAAGCAACTATCGGCCCGCCCCTGTTTCTGTGGAACAGGCCTAGTATCGAAGGTGCGAAAAAGATCCCGAAAGAGGGACCCGCCATCCTCGCCTCCAACCATCAGGCAGTCTTAGATTCCTTCTACCTGCCGCTCAGGTTGAAGCGGCAGTTGACCTTCCCGGCGAAAAGCGAATACTTCACCGAACCGGGCTTCAAAGGGCGCGTGAAGAAGTTTTTCTTCTCCTCGGCGGGCCAGATCCCGGTGTTTCGGGGGGAGGAGGGCGCCGGCAACGCCGTCGCCGCCGCAGCTAAGGAAGTGCTCAGCGCAGGTGAGATCTTCGCCATTTATCCCGAGGGCACCCGCTCTCCGGACGGTCGTATCTACAAAGGGCGCACCGGCATTGCCCGTATCGCCATGGACTCTGGGGTAGACGTCTACCCGGTGGCCATGCTTGAGACGCGCAAAGCGAACCCGATTGGCACCTTCATTCCACGCCCGGTGAAGGTCCGCATGAAAATCGGTGACCCGATCAACCCGCACGCCTGGGCCAGCGAAAACGGCTACGACCCGGACTCGCGGGAGGTGGCGCGCCCATTCGTCGATTATGTGATGGGCAAAATTGTGGAGCTAAGCGGCTACGAATACGTGGATGTGTACGCCACGGAGGTCAAAAAGTCGCTCCAAGATGGGCTCGGTTACCCTGCAGGTACAGAGCCAAAGGATTTTTAG